Proteins found in one Nitrospiria bacterium genomic segment:
- a CDS encoding zf-TFIIB domain-containing protein, whose amino-acid sequence MGNAWDDMKKAKEDEFFMKKDKELLQRREEEKKAKEEQKVKELAHMRCPKCGAPLKEISFQSILIDQCSGCSGVWLDPGELETLAEQDQGGLISRFFKRKD is encoded by the coding sequence ATGGGGAATGCCTGGGATGACATGAAAAAGGCGAAAGAAGATGAATTTTTTATGAAAAAGGACAAGGAACTGCTCCAAAGAAGAGAGGAAGAAAAAAAAGCAAAAGAAGAGCAGAAAGTAAAAGAATTGGCCCACATGAGGTGCCCTAAATGCGGTGCCCCTTTAAAAGAAATCTCCTTTCAAAGCATTTTAATTGATCAATGTAGCGGCTGTTCGGGGGTTTGGTTAGACCCAGGAGAATTGGAGACTTTAGCAGAGCAAGACCAAGGGGGTTTAATCAGCCGTTTTTTTAAAAGGAAGGACTAA
- a CDS encoding cold-shock protein, translating to MAKGHVKWFNANKGYGFISQENGEDVFVHFSAIQGEGFKTLNEGQEVEFEVTNGTKGPQASNVQKV from the coding sequence ATGGCAAAAGGTCATGTAAAGTGGTTTAACGCTAACAAGGGCTATGGCTTCATATCCCAGGAGAATGGAGAAGATGTATTCGTTCATTTCTCTGCCATTCAGGGAGAGGGCTTCAAAACATTGAATGAAGGACAAGAAGTAGAATTTGAGGTGACCAACGGCACCAAGGGTCCACAAGCCTCAAATGTCCAAAAAGTCTAA
- a CDS encoding M23 family metallopeptidase has translation MEPNPPEHRVFPLFFFPVFVLGAFLLFNQPVVQGHVKRVFEVPQGKILYFTEVEPDGEHYLSLKCFNRTIPLFNTGSPKEVGAFIGVDLAQSKKLHSCELEKEDKMGTRIKTNFWVKVVDGAFRTQELTVPSAMVDLNPPTLKQVNQEKKDVDQLWSHSNPEKLWEGDFIVPINGEARGSFGLRRVFNGQPRNPHTGEDFSASLGENVFSSNRGIVKLVGDHFFSGKSIFIDHGVGVYTMYFHLSEILVGEGEIIGKGKIIGKVGSTGRATGPHLHWGLRINNTRVDPLSITRFSLDPPSK, from the coding sequence ATGGAACCCAATCCACCTGAACACCGGGTTTTCCCCCTCTTTTTCTTTCCAGTTTTTGTTCTGGGTGCATTCCTCCTTTTCAACCAACCAGTTGTTCAGGGTCACGTCAAAAGGGTTTTTGAAGTTCCTCAAGGAAAAATCCTCTATTTTACGGAGGTTGAGCCCGACGGCGAACATTATCTTTCGTTGAAGTGTTTTAATCGAACCATCCCCTTATTTAATACGGGTTCTCCAAAGGAGGTGGGTGCTTTCATTGGGGTCGATTTGGCTCAATCTAAAAAACTGCACTCCTGTGAATTAGAAAAAGAAGATAAAATGGGGACCCGGATCAAAACTAATTTTTGGGTTAAAGTAGTAGATGGGGCCTTTAGGACCCAGGAATTAACGGTTCCCAGTGCGATGGTTGATTTAAATCCTCCAACGCTCAAACAGGTCAATCAAGAAAAAAAAGATGTGGATCAATTATGGAGTCATTCCAATCCTGAAAAACTGTGGGAGGGAGATTTTATTGTTCCGATCAACGGGGAGGCTCGGGGAAGTTTTGGGCTACGGAGAGTTTTTAATGGTCAACCTCGAAACCCCCATACAGGAGAAGATTTCAGTGCATCCTTAGGAGAAAATGTTTTTTCCTCTAACCGGGGAATCGTGAAATTAGTAGGGGATCATTTTTTTAGTGGAAAAAGTATTTTCATTGATCATGGGGTGGGGGTTTATACCATGTATTTCCATTTATCAGAAATTCTAGTTGGAGAGGGGGAAATTATTGGAAAGGGTAAGATCATTGGAAAAGTAGGGTCCACCGGACGGGCCACAGGGCCACACCTTCATTGGGGATTACGAATTAACAATACTCGAGTGGACCCTTTATCGATTACCCGCTTTTCGTTAGACCCACCATCCAAATAA